The genomic DNA GAGTTTACAAGATCAATCACTATTAGCTCAACCCTAACAGCGAATTAAGTATTAAGTATAGTTTTGATGTGTAGTTCGAATTAGTCATAGTCTAGGTCTAAAATATTGGGTTGAAGTGTGCTTGAACTGATTCTTAAAACTTTGTATATCTCTTACATGAATAAACATGAAGAGGAACGAGACAAAGATAAGGTATGGGATTTCACCTCTTTTCCGTAGCCAATTATTTTTAAGGGAAATGcttggtgttcttctagtgttctcctagtgttctctcaattgtgatgtggcttttaaaatcaccaatagattaaacgTCAACAATAATAATcccaaattcaacggtaattttaaaagccacatcacagttgggagaatACTatgagaacactagaagaacacctagcatttcccttaatTTAATGAGGGAggaaaataaaatgttaaatcaccacttaacCTAAAAGCTTAAGGGCTTATTTGGTTCACAGAATGCTTATTCCATCAAGAAAGGCCCAAAGGGAATAGTTATTACTGGGAATAAAAGGAGAGtgaaatgaaatagttattccgATTCTTTAGTTTGATAACAACACATGCAAAAActgaaatttaatcaaaattactaaaaacctcatgctatttatttcttattctttctttttttcaactcacataaaaaaaaaatagaaaaatagaaaataaagtgggtggccgaccacccacaGAAACGGCCGGGGCCACCCCAGACCACCCCTGAAGCAAATTTGGGGTGGTCGTAGTCACGCCCAAATGCAACGGGGTGGCCGCACCACCCCCAGACGCCTCGTGCATGGTCCCCCAGcctcttttgttatttttcatgttttattttttattttttattttattttttgtataagtttaaaataaaataaaaaatattatgggtgtttttgaaaaatgtatttcattttttaatgaataactattcctttCACATTTTTAGAAGAATAACTATTTCTCTATGTAAGGGATTAATCATTCCCAcatgaataactattcctaggaataaacctataccaaacaaaagaattactATTCCATTTCAGGGGTCTATTCTACAAACCAAACATGGCCTAAGTTAaatgaagagataaatttaatcatttaataaatattttaacatttccCCTCACATGTGgactcaaactcccttttaatagatGAAGCCAAacacttgaaaattttaattgaaattgttgTAGATCATAGAGGCCCAAGCTTTGCCAAACGAGTCGTCGgtcattatctttatatttttcttttttttctttttttgcctgATTATGGaattatctttctaaattttcttcttttctttatatttccAAAGATTGTGGGTCATATGccaaattatttgttatacaaTTATCACCACTATATGGTCTAATCTTCTTCGATCACCTTTATTCAATATTCACTCGAGAATCAGCTAGAGAGGTAATTTCATGGGTGATTGGAAATCTTTTTCGTTTTGGTTTTATTCAGAGGTTTCGAAGAATGTAGGAGTCAAGTACGTCGTCAAGTCTTTCTAATGCAGATCAATGGAAAAGATGGGTAGGAAAATCCCAAAGCACAGACCAATTATTATCACATGGGTACCCCTCAATTTACTCTAATCTCAGCCTGCATTACAAGTCTTCCATATCCAATTTCCAAGCCATCAACTACTACCGAGTTAAACTCGATCATCAGAAAATATAAATGTTATGTCATGAAGAAAGAAGGATTATAAAGAGAGAATCCTGTATGTGTACCGTTTATAAGGATTGTGCTGATATTAATTAGTTTCTTGATACATCGTTTATAAACATCAATCATTGCAGTTATATGTATCACATAATTTGAAGATATTGTTCAAAATCTTCAAGAACATGTGGATTTAGTTACAATGTTATGTTCACAAGTATAGTTTTGATGTGTAGTCGAATTAGTCATAATTTAGGTCTACGACATTTAGTAGATATGTGCTTGAATTAGTTGTTAACATTTTGTCTACTCCATGAATaaacatgaaaagaaataagCCAAGATTTTGAATTTAACCCCCTTTTCGTAGAACCAATTAGTTTAGTGATGGAAGGAAAGGAAATCGAAtattgataatcttttaaagacaaTTGGAGTAGTTCATAATGAAAAATAGCATGTGGATACTATAGGCTAGTGTTTACTAGCTAATGTAGTAGTACATTCAAATTCTATCTTAATAGTATTATTGGCAACAAAACTAAATATGAGTGAACTAAGACAACATTTAGTAACAAATATGTATGTAACATATCAACATGCATATAAATAAGACAAAACGATTGGTTCTGcaacatttcttttatttgatattggaATCTGTTAGGGGTAAATAGCATTAAGGCTTAAGCCTTCCAATAAGCCTTtccccctcccctctctgctagggtttcatctctagcagagAGTGCCGTCGGAGGTTCTCCCCCTCTGGCCcttctcccctctccctcttctgcctCCACCCTCCCCTCCCATCCCATAGCCCTCTTTTNNNNNNNNNNNNNNNNNNNNNNNNNNNNNNNNNNNNNNNNNNNNNNNNNNNNNNNNNNNNNNNNNNNNNNNNNNNNNNNNNNNNNNNNNNNNNNNNNNNNTTTTTTTTTATCTACCATCTAGCACAAGTTATTGACCGACTACTATATtattaagagcttgtttgagattgcgtttgaataatagagtttttaagtcaaaaagagtttttgggtaaaagcttcatttttaagcttttattagAAGTacgttttgattatttttaggctttttggacccttaaaaacgattttaatttttttaccaaatgagtacttttttctttaaacagactttttgagtgttaaaagcacttagGCCTCTCAAAGGCAATCCCAAACTGGCCCTAAATCTTAAAAGATAACTTAAAGctaattaaaatgatattctattataaaaatcattaaaGAAAATGCTTAGCAAGAGCTTCGATATTTATCAGGATCTTTCAAAGGAAAAAGTAATATAGACCTTCAAGCTATACCACATGCACCTTATCCCATCTTAATTGAATATTATTTGTTCTTAAGGCTCCTGtcacaaatattaaatatatgaCTTTTATGACCAAAGGCAATGAAGAGGTCTTCTCCAAAGTCATGACAATTGCTATCAATTTGAGGTTGACATTATTTACAAGAACCAATAGGATTGCCAATAAAGGTAGCACAATTTGGAAGGAAAGAAATTTCTAGATAGGGAATagtctttgttttctttggatGATAGAGACTAATGTTGAACActtcatggatttttttttctttccaatgtCACTTCATGGGGTTGTTGCGACAAAAAAGCTGTTCGAACGGACTTATACTAATGTTTGATCGAGTGCGGCATTAGTAAATTtagggatttttctttttggcaattTTAAGTCGGTTTGGGATTGCGGCTTTATTCAAGAAcccccaaaaaattataaaattaaagaatgtaaaatttttgttaaactgaaaataaatttttctttataaaaaaagaaaaaagaaaaaaaagaagaagacaattttaatatattaaattggcTTATGTTCTTAAAATACATGATTTTCATAAGTGTacgtgaaaatcacatgttttaaagaaatatcaatttaatagattagatttaaaaaaattactgaaataaaaattaattaattaattaaaaaaaaaagaaaaaaagaagaggttaTGTTTGTGATTGCTTAGAATGCAAGTTTCTGGAAATCCTTTTTCTTAATCTCAAGAATTGAATAGTAGCGTATGTGGACCTGGTCTGCCAGGCAGATCTTGGTTTGCATTGGTGGAACATGCAATAGGATGATGCTTCATTGACCCGCCTCACatcaatcatatattttttagcTTTACGTCCAATTTCTTTCTCTAAATCATAATTTCACAACCCATATGCACACAATCATTTACCAATTCTACTACCTCATGCATTATTATGTGTGTTCATCTAACTAAATAatggaataattaattaattagtttttttttttattttttcttttttgtaatttttaaagaGGGGCAAAACTCTAGCACATACGGGTAGCtagctttgtttggtaaaactttttccttctcccttttattttctctttttaaaataaaaacattaacaaaaaagcccaaaactcTCAAAACTTCACTTTTATTACACATTCaaatacttttttcaaaaaaataaaataaaagcactttttaaAGAGCATTAACAAATAGAGTTATCTTTGGAGTTTAAGTTCGATTAGGATGAGGTGTAAAACTCTTGTTTTGTACCCACCAATCACAATATCACATGCTAATGCATCCCgcaaatatattctaacacaccCAATAATCACCTTAAAACAATtgatatcttaaaaaaaaaagaaaaaagaaaaacagaccGGGAGAGGTGGGTAGTGCACCCTTCCGCTAGGGGTGGCCGCCACCCCTCCctatatgttattttttttatatattttaattgttttaaagtGATTATTGGGTGTGCTATAGTCTAtttgttaatttgtaaaatgttgacgtgccaacATGTGATTAGAGGCGGTAAAACAAAGATTTTACATCACATCATTATTAAAGTTAATTAAGCTCCTTATCTTTGTGATTATAAGATTAGTGTAGTTTACATGACACCCCCACGTGAGAATGCAATAACAACAAACACTATTGTACCTAGAATAAGAATTCTCTTTTTCCATGAAAGGGAAGAGAGTGGAGGGAGGGCAAGAATGGTGGAAGAGAATATGATTTTGCTTATGAATAAGGTTATATTTTCACTCATGACATGATTAACTTgataaattacaatttaaaaatagaattatGATGAAAGGACCAACATGAAGTAAAATATTACAAAGAAGTCCATTTTGAACCTAAGAGAAGTTACATTAGGCTTGAAGCAAATTCAAAGTTCTTTCTATATGATTCTAAAGAGGAATGGATATGATCATATGAAGTTTGAATTAGGATTTaatttaacttataaaaaaataagggttaaattcactttaccctcctgaagtttaaggagtttttcaattcgaaccccaatgtttaaaaattggcaatgtacccccctaatgtttcaaaaattttcaattcagaccatcCGTTATTAATTTCCatctaattggacgaaaatcatctcacgtgcgtctcacgtggaaTTTTGATACCCTCTATTCTAAGTTTGccttcattaaaacttatgaaattacgtaattatcgtcaatttcataggttttaatgagtgcaaaattgaaatagagggcGTCAAAATCCAACGTGAGACGCATGTGAGATAATTTCCAtccaattagacaaaaattagtaacaaagggtctgaattgaaaatttttgaaacattaggggggtgcattgccaatttttaaatattggggttcgaattgaaaaacccctgaaacttcaggggggtaaattgaattttccccaaaaaataattaggatttaatttcattaaacaaaataaatagaattaaaatCTTTAATTGTCcatagaagattttttttttttttttcgttttgtgtttgttatcttccattataatttataaaagaaagtgtttactttttctttagAGTTTTATCTAAGACATGCATGTAATTATCTTAATTTCTTGAAACTAATATTCCATCAAAATTTTCACGTACTAAGGaatttaatttgaaactttAATAATCCGtaatctaattttatattgttctataaaatttattttaaattttgtatggGATATCATGGGAGTTGAAAGATGACAATAAAAGGATATAGGTTTTATGTTATTAACAGAACAATTGTTCCATCGACCGTCGATATGTCCGAGTGGTTAAGGAGACAGACTTGAAATCTGTTGGGCTTCGCCCGCGCAGGTTCGAACCCTGCTGTCGACGAATTCCCGTTTTACTTAATGTCTATTTGCTGCAAGGAACCCCAAAAATATATAGCTAAATCAAAAGTAGTTGACTTGCTTCCTCCTGCTATTAAATAACAAGACATTTTCTACCGTTTTGTGTTTAGTAGCAGAACAGAAGTTTACCTACATTTTTATGACTAAACTTTACAATAATATCTGCAGTGACTATGGTATGACTGTTGACAACCATGATTAGCTTTCTCATCTTTCTTCTGTAAAGGATTTTCGAATGAATGACACAAATTTCACTAATgttgttgatttcttttttgaCTGTCTTGTCTATCAATCGAGCTTGTATTTGTTATGCTATCTCGTTCCTACCTCAATTTatctaataaataaagtttttctctaaacaaGATAGAATAGTTTCTTTCGTGccagtttttcatttttttttttaaagtacttgAGTTCTCTTGTACATCTTGAGCTCTCAGCAAATGAAACTGGAGGTGGATTTTTGTTACAAAAGATATTTTGGGATAATTTTCGAATCTGCCAAACTTAACCGGGTGTGCAATGAGTTCTTGCTTTTGAAACCAATTGAGGGGATCATTGCCTGATAATCACAAGATTTTTAACATTCCTGGCCTCATGCAAGACCCCTTCTTTTGATTGTGTTGCAGACATACACTCACTTCAATGCCTAATCTATTGAAGGCAAACTATCGATCCGAATCTTCAACAACTACCAATTTAAATAGTTAATATAAGAGTTCTTATGATACCCGTCTGTCCAAATATGTAAACAAACTGCCCAAAAGAACTTCCTTATATTTATTATCCGAATCACTACCGATTCTTACAGCAAACTTGTTGAAAATCTGTCAACAAACTACCGACTTTTTGGATggtggaaaaaattattttattcaacatcatttttttttttttttttttgtcttcgaCTTTCTTTAAGAGGTGCCATTTCTTGTCATAAGCCAACGTCAAGATCCTAACAGGAGAAGTGCACCTTGCATTTGTAATGCCTCGATTTTCGGGGGCTAATGTATTCACTATCCATGCCAATAGCGTAATACTGCATGTCAAAAACAATGTCGCCCACAATGCATGGAGCAACCCATAGTGTAGCAAGGAGGAGGAGGTAGACAGCAACAGCATGAGCAATAAATTGACCAACAATATAAATTATCGGAATGATGAAAGAAACATTCTACAAACAATCCAACAAAACTGGATAGTAATTCATAATTTATCAATTCAAACAAGCAACAAAACTGACAGGAAATTCATTAGAACCGTAACCCTCATGCAAAACTGTGTGCAACTCTACCTAATCTATAATTTCAGTACTTAACCGGAGCAAGGATGTCTAGTTGGGAGCCAAGCTTTTCCTCAGCAGTCTTCTCAGCCGTCACCCTAAGTTTGTTCAGCTGCTTCTTCCTCTCATATGCAACCTGAGACcgctcttttctcttcttctccagcTCCTGTGAGAGAAGAATAGTTACAAAAAATTTGAATACAAGTTAGATTATGAATTGAGACTTTTACTGTAAGATTTGATAGATTATGAATTGAGACTTTTACTGTAAGATTTGAtccatcaaattgaaaattgaaaagccaGCACAAGTACACAATTATTAACTAACGGAACAGAATACCAAAGGATTAGCAACCTCACTTCCACTATcctaaatttttcttttcagaaacCAGGGAATGGATTTGACAATTATCCAAGCAACAATTACAAGCATTTGAAGATATTAAAACCATGTAAATTATGCAAGACCGTTAAGTAGACAACCAGTGATCGGAACTTGCACTGGGACAAGTGAAGCAAGAAGACAATCATCACACCAGTGCATAATCTTAAGTCCAGATAaagtaaaaacatgaaaaagcAACAGGCCCCAATTCCATGGTCTTAATAACCAATACAGACACCAACTCAACCTGACCAACATAGAAAAGTTAAAAATCTAAATATTTCGCATCTTTATACAGAATTAGTATACATATGATAGAACAATAATGACAATGACTACATGACAGTGTATACTTGTCATCTTAGATATTTCTATTTCACTAAGAGAACATGACAAATATATTTCGTTTTCTTACAAGGAtaagctgataggaaatggTATGGTACCCAACATGTGGAATATCTAATAAATTAGAGGGTGAAGGTTCAAACTTAGCACCTCTAATTTGGTTCCATTTTAAATCCTggttatctcaaaagtttaaattaacaTCACAAATATAATTCTTATGGGAAAATCCATAAGTGCACAAAGCAACATGAAAAAAACGCTAAAACAATTGAAGACAGCCAATGCTCAACACTGTAGTGTCAATTTGTCCACTCGGGTCATGCAAGCAATTAGTAGAAACCTTTAATCTACAAGTAGAAATAAAGTAGCAGACAAAGCGATCCAAAACAACAATCGAACtcaaattaaaactaataattgCACCGAGTAATGTGAAGAATTAAGCATCGTACCCTGATAGTGTCGTAGTGGTTCCATCCAACCTCTGATGAGAGACGGCCCATCAAGCAGTACTTATGCCCCTTCTGAAGCCTCAACACCCTACACCCATCCCAAACCAATCAGTACCCATATGAATCAGAAACccacaaaacaaccaaaacagCAAAAAAATTCCCACATTTTAACGAGGAAGCCAAAAAAACACTCACTTTAGAGCATCGGGGATAACCATCCTCTTGACCTTATCGTACGGTGGAGGCATTCCCTCGTACGCCTTCAACCTGGCAAGCGCCGCTGCCCCACGCTTCGTCTTATGCGGAATCATCCTATACAGAAAAttagaaaaccaaataaaataagatcCAATGcactttctctctcattttcccagcaaccaaacaggaCCCGAGACTGACTGACCCGCGGACCGTGCGCCAGAAGATTTTGGCGGGGGCGCGGAAGTGGATGGGGCCGTGGGAGGGTTTAGTGTTCATGCGCTTGCGGAGGAACCTCATGTACTTCATCTTCTGGCGAACAAGGCCTCCGGAGATGCATATCTCCTCGCACCTCAACACCACCACCTTCTGCCCGTTCAGCAGCTCCTTCGCCACGATCGACGCCAGCCGCCCCAGCATATGGTGCCGCGCATCAACCACCACCCTCTTCGCGCAGATCCCCGACCCCGACACCATTGTTCTCTGCCgcgctctccctctctctctgtctctctctgccTCTATTGGCCTCTCATGGTGACTTACTATATAGCCATAGAAGAGACTTGAAAGACTAGGGTTTTTCAGTTGATCATGGGCCGGTCCAATCGAACGGGTTCGGGTTTTCTCTATGCTTATGTGGACCAATTCTGAGCTGAGCTCAAACGACAACTGATCTTCGGCCCAGGCATTGTGAATAATAAGCTTTTTATTTTACCATAATTCGTTTTTAAAGCCAAAAATCCATTAAATTCAATaggcttaaaatatgaatatgaattaaattagaGTATTTAGCTCGACTTTAATCTCACTGTCATATAAATAAGCTGATGTGAAAATGTTCATcccttcttaattttttttcttcctttttttaataaagattggCGTAGTGTTTTACACTACACCAGCGTGAATGAACAGTACTCACGATGGGTGACATGGCATCTAGGATTTCAAAACAAAAGATtacttgtttgggaagcaagat from Corylus avellana chromosome ca6, CavTom2PMs-1.0 includes the following:
- the LOC132184266 gene encoding large ribosomal subunit protein uL13w, with the translated sequence MVSGSGICAKRVVVDARHHMLGRLASIVAKELLNGQKVVVLRCEEICISGGLVRQKMKYMRFLRKRMNTKPSHGPIHFRAPAKIFWRTVRGMIPHKTKRGAAALARLKAYEGMPPPYDKVKRMVIPDALKVLRLQKGHKYCLMGRLSSEVGWNHYDTIRELEKKRKERSQVAYERKKQLNKLRVTAEKTAEEKLGSQLDILAPVKY